In the genome of Abyssalbus ytuae, the window AGAAATTTTTTTTAAATTTCCGGAGCGTTAAATTATTAATTGCGCTTAATATTATAGTCATTATCAGCCCTTAATTGAAGCCAGCTTTTGTCTTTTAATATTACTCAACTGTAAATCTTCAAGTACATTTATTGCCTCCTCTACATATACATCTTTTGATAATTCTTCATGCCAACGCTCTCTTTTTTCTTTTAAAACAGAATCTTTTCCCATCAGCTTTAACTCGTAAGGTAAAGATTCAAAGGACAAATTGTTGTGGTAATCAGTAATAGCTTTAAACTTTTTAGAAATTTCTTCGTCCATTTCCTGCTCTTTTATAAATGCTTGATAATTCAAAGGATATTCATCATCTTCCTGCTGTTCTTTTATCCACAAGGCATTTTGCTCTATAAGTTTTAACTGGTCACTGGAGGCCATTCTGTCTTTACTTTTTTGAATGGTTTCATCATAATCAATATAACCATCCCATGTTTTATACTCTGCCGGCGAAATTTTATCCCATGGCAACGGATTCTCCTGATCTTTTTCTCCAATATTTATAAAGCTATACCTGTCCGGGACTATAACATCACTTTTAACACCTTCTAATTGAGTAGAACCTCCATCAATTCTATAAAACTTCTGGGTTGTAATTTTAATGGATCCTAAATCTCCATGCTCATTATTTCTAACCACATTATTAAGATCTAAAATATTTTGTACCGTTCCTTTACCATAAGTTTGTTTGCTTCCCAAAACAATGGCCCTTTTGTAATCCTGCATAGCTGCTGCCAAAATTTCTGAAGCAGATGCTGAAAGTTCATTAACCAAAATCACCAAGGGACCATCCCACTGTATTCTTTCATCTTCATCTTCCAAAACTTCCCTCCCGTTACCGGTAGTCTTCACCTGTACAACCGGTCCCTTTTCTATAAATAGACCGGCCATATCCACTACAGTTTTCAAAGATCCTCCACCATTATCTCTTAAATCGAGCACCAACCCTTCCATTCCTACTTCTTTTAGCCTTTCTATCTCCTTAGCTACATCATCTGAAGCATTGCGTCCATTTTTGTAGTCATTAAAATCCATATAAAACTGTGGCAGGTTGATAACCCCGAACTTCTTTCCGTTTTTTTCAACAAAAGATGATTTAGCATAGGACTCTTCCAATTCCACAACATCCCTTACAATCGAAACTTCTTCTATTGTACCATCTACACGTTTAACTGTTAGCCTAACTTCTGTTCCCTTCGGACCTTTTATAAGTTTCACTGCATCATCAAGTTTCATCCCAACCACATCAACAGCAATATCATCTCCTTGTGCCACTTTTAAAATTTCATCTCCTACTTCTACTTTTTTGCCTCTCCATGCCGGTCCTCCCGAAATAATTTCTACTATTTTAATATTATCATTTCTTTTTTGAAGCCGTGCACCGATACCCTCAAATTTTCCTGAAAAACGCATATCAAACCTTTCCTTATCTTCAGGGGCAAAGTAATATGTATGCGGGTCAAATTCTTCTACTATGGAATTTAAATAAAAGCTGAACCAGTCTTTTCTTTCAATATCTTTGGTAGCATTAAAATATTCTTCAATTGCCTTTAAAGTAGCTTCCCTGGTTTTTAATTCTATTGAATCCATAGGTTTACGGATATAAGAGCTATCTTCAGCCAGTTTTTCATCTTCTTCTTCATTGGCTTCCATAAATCTGGAAATAGTAGAAAATTTCAACTGTTTCCGCCATCTCTCAAGCAATTCTTTTCTATTTGAAGCATAAGGTTGCTTTTCATAATCTGTATTTATAGATTCGTTAACCGAATAGTTAAAAGGAGTTTTAAGAACTTCCTTATAAATATCTTGAGCTTCTTCCATCCTTTTCATCAGTCTTTCATAAGTAAGATTGAAAAAAGTTACCTCTGACGTTTTTATCTGGTCATCTATGGCATATCTGTATTTTTCGAATTCCTTAATATCACTTTTATGAAAATAGCGTTTTAAAGGGTCGAGCACTTCAATATAATCTTCATAAACGTTTTTTGAAAACTCATCATCCAGATCCTTGGAGTTAAAATGCCATTTATCTAACACATAAGAAATTAATTCAACCAGTAATTTATCTTTATCAGGGTTATTAAATGACTTATTAGTAAAGCTGCACGAAGCAACCGATACCATAATAACTACAAGCAAATACACAAAATTCCTTTTCATACTCTTTTTTTGTATTAATTTAGAAATTACTAAAATACTGAAAAAACTATGCCAGCATACCGTAATATTATTAAATTTTTATTAAAAAGGCAACGATATCCTTTCAAAAACTAAAATGTTTAATTTAGCAACTCTAATTATAGTGCAATTCATGAAGCAAAAACCTCTTATTTTAGTAACTAATGACGATGGTATTACGGCACCCGGTTTAAGGACATTAATAAAAATAATGAATGAAATTGGCCAGGTGGTTGTGGTAGCCCCCGACAGCCCACAAAGTGCTATGGGCCATGCAATTACAATAAACTCTACCTTGTATTCGGATAAGATCAGGATTGATGACGGGCCACAGGTTGAATATAGTTGCAGTGGCACACCTGCCGATTGTGTTAAACTGGCCGTAAACGAAATATTAAAAGAGAAACCGGATTTGTGTGTAAGTGGTATAAACCATGGGTCCAATTCTTCCATTAATGTAATTTATTCGGGCACCATGAGTGCTGCTGTTGAAGCCGGTATTGAAGGAATCCCCGCTATTGGTTTTTCTTTGTGCGATTATTCATGGGATGCAAACTTTGAAGCAATCCAAGAACATGTAAAACAAATTACCAACAGTGCCATAAAAAACGGCTTGCCAAAAGGGGTGGTATTAAATGTAAATTTCCCTAAATTATCCGAAGAAAAAATAAAAGGGATTAAAATATGCCGGCAGGCCCGTGCTACCTGGATGGAAGAGTTTGACAAAAGAACAAATCCGCAGGGACGCGAATATTACTGGCTAACAGGTAAATTTGTTAATCTGGATAAAGGAGAAGATACTGATGAATGGGCCTTAGAAAACGGGTATGTATCTGTGGTTCCGGTGCAGTTTGATTTAACTGCCCATCATACCATTCAGGATTTAAATACTTGGAATTTAAATGATTAAAAAAGAAATTTTTATTGGTTTCGTGGTGGGTATAATTTCCAACACAATAGGCACATTATTATATATTTTGATTTTTTCCCAATATAGTATTAAAGAAAGCTTTAAAGTAGCCCATGAAGGGGGACATTTAGGAAGTGTATTGGCTTTAGGAGCTATTTTAAATTTATTTGCCTTTTTTGGGTTTCTCAAAATAAGAAGAGATCACAGAGCTAAAGGAGTGTTGATTGCTACCATGTTAAGTGCATTTATTATACTTATTTACAAAATTTTATGAAATATTATATAATTGCTGGGGAAGCTTCGGGCGATTTGCATGCCTCCAACCTAATGAAAGCTTTGAAAGAAAAAGACCCGAAAGCTGATTTCAGGTTTTGGGGAGGGGACTTAATGAATGCCGTAGGGGGAACTATTGTAAAACATTACAGGGATCTTGCTTTTATGGGTTTTTTGGAAGTACTGCTGAATCTCCGCACCATTCTTAAAAACATAAAAATTTGTAAAGAAGATATAAAAAGATTTAATCCCGATGTTATAATTTTTGTAGATTATCCAGGGTTTAATCTACGTATCGCTAAATGGGCAAAGCAAGTAGGCTATAGAACTCATTATTACATATCTCCGCAAATATGGGCATGGAAAGAAAACAGAATAACCAGTATAAAACGAGATGTGAATGAAATGTATGTTATTCTTCCCTTTGAAAAGGAATTTTATGAACACAAACACAATTTTCCGGTACATTTTGTAGGTCACCCCCTAATTGATGCCATAAATAAAAGAAAACAAGTGAATCCTGAAGAGTTCAAAAAGGAAAACTCCCTGGATGAAAGGGATGTGATAGCCATATTACCAGGCAGCAGAAAACAGGAAATAAAAAAGATGCTGTCAATAATGTTAAGTGTGGTCAATGATTTTACCAATTATCAGTTTGTAATAGCCGGTGCCCCAGGTCAGGAACCAGAATTTTACGAACAGTTTATTACTAATAAAAATGTTCATTTTGTACAAAACAAAACATATGACCTTTTAAGCATATCATCGGCAGCCCTGGTAACAAGTGGTACCGCCACACTGGAAACTGCCCTTTTTAAAGTGCCTGAAGTGGTGTGCTACAAAGGAAATTGGATTTCATACCAAATAGCTAAACGCATAATAACTTTAAAGTATATTTCGTTAGTTAATTTAATAATGGATAAAGAAGTAGTGAAAGAGCTTATTCAACATGACTTTAATTATAAAAAATTAAAAGAAGAATTAAACCATATTTTGGATGGTTACGAAAGAGCCAGACTTTTTCTCGATTATTATGACCTTGAAAAAAAATTAGGTGGTAAAGGAGCCAGCAATAAAACTGCGGCATTAATTTTGCAGAAAATTTCTTAATTTGTAATAAAATTTTCATCCCCAATGAAAAGTAAATTATTTTATTTATTTCTAATACTTTCATTATCAGCCTGCAAATCATCTAAAACAGTACGGGTTCCTGCCGGCACCCAAAAAGCATCTATTGTTAAAAATACATCAACTCATAAGAAGGCAAAACATAACAAAAATACCAGTAAAATTATTCAAACTGCATTGTCATACAACGGCACAAAATATAGGTATGGAGGTACTACAAAAAAAGGGATGGATTGCTCAGGATTAATTTACACTTCATTTACCACACATAATGTTTCTTTACCCCGAACCTCATCTATGATGTCTACCCAGGGTAAAAAAATACAAATAAGAGAAGCCCGTGAAGGCGACCTTTTATTTTTCCGTACTAACAAAAAGAAAAAAGGAATAAATCATGTTGGCCTTATTGTGGCTACGAATGGGGACGATATCAAATTTATTCATGCAACTACCTCCAGAGGGGTGATAGTCTCTTCAATAAAAGA includes:
- a CDS encoding C40 family peptidase translates to MKSKLFYLFLILSLSACKSSKTVRVPAGTQKASIVKNTSTHKKAKHNKNTSKIIQTALSYNGTKYRYGGTTKKGMDCSGLIYTSFTTHNVSLPRTSSMMSTQGKKIQIREAREGDLLFFRTNKKKKGINHVGLIVATNGDDIKFIHATTSRGVIVSSIKEGYWNYAFVEARRVL
- a CDS encoding carboxy terminal-processing peptidase, producing the protein MKRNFVYLLVVIMVSVASCSFTNKSFNNPDKDKLLVELISYVLDKWHFNSKDLDDEFSKNVYEDYIEVLDPLKRYFHKSDIKEFEKYRYAIDDQIKTSEVTFFNLTYERLMKRMEEAQDIYKEVLKTPFNYSVNESINTDYEKQPYASNRKELLERWRKQLKFSTISRFMEANEEEDEKLAEDSSYIRKPMDSIELKTREATLKAIEEYFNATKDIERKDWFSFYLNSIVEEFDPHTYYFAPEDKERFDMRFSGKFEGIGARLQKRNDNIKIVEIISGGPAWRGKKVEVGDEILKVAQGDDIAVDVVGMKLDDAVKLIKGPKGTEVRLTVKRVDGTIEEVSIVRDVVELEESYAKSSFVEKNGKKFGVINLPQFYMDFNDYKNGRNASDDVAKEIERLKEVGMEGLVLDLRDNGGGSLKTVVDMAGLFIEKGPVVQVKTTGNGREVLEDEDERIQWDGPLVILVNELSASASEILAAAMQDYKRAIVLGSKQTYGKGTVQNILDLNNVVRNNEHGDLGSIKITTQKFYRIDGGSTQLEGVKSDVIVPDRYSFINIGEKDQENPLPWDKISPAEYKTWDGYIDYDETIQKSKDRMASSDQLKLIEQNALWIKEQQEDDEYPLNYQAFIKEQEMDEEISKKFKAITDYHNNLSFESLPYELKLMGKDSVLKEKRERWHEELSKDVYVEEAINVLEDLQLSNIKRQKLASIKG
- the surE gene encoding 5'/3'-nucleotidase SurE translates to MKQKPLILVTNDDGITAPGLRTLIKIMNEIGQVVVVAPDSPQSAMGHAITINSTLYSDKIRIDDGPQVEYSCSGTPADCVKLAVNEILKEKPDLCVSGINHGSNSSINVIYSGTMSAAVEAGIEGIPAIGFSLCDYSWDANFEAIQEHVKQITNSAIKNGLPKGVVLNVNFPKLSEEKIKGIKICRQARATWMEEFDKRTNPQGREYYWLTGKFVNLDKGEDTDEWALENGYVSVVPVQFDLTAHHTIQDLNTWNLND
- the lpxB gene encoding lipid-A-disaccharide synthase, whose product is MKYYIIAGEASGDLHASNLMKALKEKDPKADFRFWGGDLMNAVGGTIVKHYRDLAFMGFLEVLLNLRTILKNIKICKEDIKRFNPDVIIFVDYPGFNLRIAKWAKQVGYRTHYYISPQIWAWKENRITSIKRDVNEMYVILPFEKEFYEHKHNFPVHFVGHPLIDAINKRKQVNPEEFKKENSLDERDVIAILPGSRKQEIKKMLSIMLSVVNDFTNYQFVIAGAPGQEPEFYEQFITNKNVHFVQNKTYDLLSISSAALVTSGTATLETALFKVPEVVCYKGNWISYQIAKRIITLKYISLVNLIMDKEVVKELIQHDFNYKKLKEELNHILDGYERARLFLDYYDLEKKLGGKGASNKTAALILQKIS